The proteins below are encoded in one region of Caulobacter henricii:
- the ribH gene encoding 6,7-dimethyl-8-ribityllumazine synthase, whose protein sequence is MTHAPLAPRIAIVVSQFNPEVTGGLLKGALDLLQERGASVAARDIIDAPGAFELPLIAQTLVRTERFEGVVCLGCVIKGDTAHFEFISLGTGLGLMTASLSTETPITFGVLTTYTDEQALVRSRDNAENKGREAAEACFATIQTLKRIRSEAWDD, encoded by the coding sequence ATGACCCATGCCCCACTTGCACCGCGTATCGCGATCGTCGTCAGCCAGTTCAATCCCGAGGTCACCGGCGGCCTGCTCAAGGGCGCGTTGGACCTGCTGCAGGAGCGCGGCGCGTCGGTAGCGGCCAGAGACATCATTGATGCGCCCGGCGCCTTTGAACTGCCCCTGATCGCCCAGACCCTGGTGCGAACGGAGCGCTTTGAGGGCGTGGTCTGTCTGGGATGCGTGATCAAGGGCGACACGGCCCACTTCGAGTTCATCAGCCTGGGGACCGGTCTGGGCCTGATGACTGCAAGCCTGTCGACCGAGACGCCGATCACTTTTGGCGTGCTGACCACCTATACCGACGAACAGGCGCTGGTGCGCAGCAGGGACAATGCGGAGAACAAGGGCCGCGAAGCGGCCGAGGCCTGCTTTGCCACCATCCAGACCCTGAAGCGGATCCGGTCAGAGGCCTGGGACGACTAG
- a CDS encoding M20/M25/M40 family metallo-hydrolase has translation MRLPLVLATALTASSLLLAAPTQAAEAAAPSTDQPLLRTLAAEVDAKALESTIRSLVGFGTRHTLSETKSETRGIGAARRWTQKRFEAISKDCGGCLIIETPSDVVTGRRVPNPTEVVNVLAIQKGTSDPDRVILIAGHIDSRVTDVMDFTSDAPGANDDASGVAAVIEAARVLSKHRFPATLVFAVLSGEEQGLLGGKILANHARAKGWKIEADLNNDIIGNSRGQSGVMNNTQVRVFSEGTKAVETPEQANSRRYNGGEVDSPSRNLARYLDGLADRYLNNFDVVMVYRTDRYGRGGDQVPLLEAGYPAVRVTEAAENYDRQHQNLRTENGKAYGDVIEGVDFAYLSQVTRLNVVAMASLASAPPPPSGVKIEGAVSPDTKVSWAATPRAAGHRVWWRVTTDPQWRLNRWVAGPATNATLKDVVIDDFFFGVSAISPDGWESPTVFPGAAGSFESPPPVAATPPVK, from the coding sequence ATGCGCCTGCCCCTCGTCCTCGCCACGGCCCTGACAGCCTCAAGCCTGCTGCTGGCGGCGCCCACCCAGGCCGCTGAGGCTGCCGCACCGTCGACAGACCAGCCTCTGTTGCGGACCCTGGCGGCCGAGGTCGATGCCAAGGCGCTGGAAAGCACGATCCGCTCGCTGGTTGGCTTCGGAACCCGTCACACCCTGTCGGAGACCAAGTCCGAAACCCGGGGCATCGGTGCCGCGCGCCGCTGGACCCAGAAGCGCTTCGAGGCGATCAGCAAGGACTGCGGCGGCTGTCTGATCATCGAGACGCCCTCGGACGTCGTCACCGGCCGGCGCGTGCCCAATCCGACCGAGGTCGTCAATGTCCTGGCGATCCAGAAGGGGACCAGCGACCCCGACCGGGTGATCCTGATCGCCGGCCACATCGACAGCCGCGTCACGGACGTGATGGACTTCACCAGCGACGCCCCCGGGGCCAATGACGATGCTTCGGGTGTCGCCGCCGTGATCGAGGCGGCCCGGGTGCTCAGCAAGCACAGGTTCCCGGCCACCCTGGTCTTCGCCGTCCTGTCGGGCGAGGAGCAGGGGCTGCTGGGCGGCAAGATCCTGGCCAATCACGCCCGGGCCAAGGGCTGGAAGATCGAGGCGGACCTCAACAACGACATCATCGGCAACAGTCGCGGCCAGAGCGGGGTGATGAACAACACCCAGGTGCGGGTGTTCTCCGAGGGTACCAAGGCCGTCGAGACGCCGGAGCAGGCCAATAGCCGCCGCTATAACGGCGGCGAGGTCGATAGCCCCTCGCGCAACCTGGCGCGTTACCTCGACGGGCTGGCCGATCGCTATCTGAACAATTTCGATGTGGTCATGGTCTATCGCACCGACCGCTATGGCCGCGGCGGTGACCAGGTGCCGCTGCTCGAGGCCGGCTATCCGGCCGTGCGGGTCACCGAGGCGGCCGAAAACTATGACCGCCAGCACCAGAACCTGCGCACCGAGAACGGCAAGGCCTATGGCGATGTGATCGAGGGCGTGGATTTTGCCTATCTGTCCCAGGTCACCCGGCTGAACGTGGTGGCCATGGCCAGCCTCGCCTCCGCCCCGCCGCCGCCGTCTGGCGTCAAGATCGAGGGCGCGGTCAGCCCCGATACCAAGGTCTCGTGGGCGGCGACGCCGCGTGCCGCCGGCCATCGCGTCTGGTGGCGCGTGACCACCGATCCACAATGGCGCCTGAACCGCTGGGTCGCCGGTCCGGCCACGAACGCCACCCTCAAGGACGTGGTGATCGATGACTTCTTCTTCGGCGTCTCGGCGATCAGCCCCGACGGCTGGGAAAGCCCCACGGTGTTCCCCGGCGCGGCCGGCAGTTTCGAGAGCCCGCCGCCGGTGGCAGCGACGCCCCCCGTCAAATAG
- a CDS encoding GNAT family N-acetyltransferase, translating into MTDAFRDNTTRARFELETEGLLSFADYRREPGRLVIPHVESDPALRGQGAAGRLMAQIAEVARAEDCKIVPICSYAAAWLKRNDPGLIG; encoded by the coding sequence ATGACCGACGCCTTCCGCGACAACACGACCCGGGCCCGTTTCGAGCTCGAGACCGAAGGCCTGCTGTCCTTTGCCGACTATCGCCGCGAGCCCGGTCGCCTCGTCATCCCCCATGTCGAGAGCGACCCGGCCCTGCGCGGCCAAGGCGCAGCCGGCCGCCTGATGGCCCAGATCGCCGAAGTCGCCCGCGCCGAGGACTGCAAGATCGTCCCGATCTGCTCCTACGCGGCGGCCTGGCTGAAGCGGAACGATCCAGGGCTGATCGGCTAA
- a CDS encoding acetyl-CoA C-acyltransferase, whose protein sequence is MSQAVDPVVIVSFARTPMGGFQGALGGVKATELGAAAVKAAIERAGVSGDLVEQIFMGCVLPAGLGQAPARQAAVGAGLPLSVEATTVNKMCGSGMQAAIMAHDALAAGSADLIVAGGMESMTGAPYLLSKHRAGARIGHDQMWDSMYLDGLEDAYTPGKLMGAFAEDSAATYQFSREAMDDYATRGLMKAKAAIEGGAFKAEITPVTVTTRKGTEVVEQDEQPLKADPAKIPTLRPAFSRDGGITAANSSSISDGAAALVMTRQSVADRLGLKVVARVAAHAAHAHEPGLFTTAPVPAMRKALKKAGWEVSDVDLWEVNEAFAVVAMIAQQELGFSADRLNVNGGACALGHPIGASGARILCTLISALQARGGRKGMASLCIGGGEATAMAIELV, encoded by the coding sequence ATGTCCCAGGCCGTCGATCCCGTCGTCATCGTCTCGTTCGCCCGCACCCCGATGGGCGGCTTTCAGGGCGCACTTGGCGGGGTCAAGGCGACCGAGCTGGGCGCGGCCGCGGTGAAGGCGGCCATTGAGCGGGCCGGGGTGTCGGGCGATCTGGTCGAGCAGATCTTCATGGGCTGCGTCCTGCCGGCCGGCCTCGGCCAGGCCCCTGCCCGCCAGGCGGCCGTCGGCGCGGGCCTGCCGCTGTCGGTCGAGGCCACCACGGTCAACAAGATGTGCGGCAGCGGCATGCAGGCGGCGATCATGGCCCATGACGCCCTGGCCGCCGGCAGCGCCGACCTGATCGTGGCCGGCGGCATGGAGAGCATGACCGGCGCGCCCTACCTGCTGTCCAAACACCGGGCCGGGGCCCGCATCGGTCACGACCAGATGTGGGACTCCATGTATCTGGACGGTCTCGAGGACGCCTATACGCCGGGCAAGCTGATGGGGGCCTTTGCCGAGGACTCCGCTGCCACCTATCAGTTCAGCCGCGAGGCCATGGACGACTATGCGACCCGGGGCCTGATGAAGGCCAAGGCCGCCATCGAGGGCGGGGCCTTCAAGGCCGAGATCACCCCGGTCACGGTCACCACCCGCAAGGGCACCGAGGTAGTCGAGCAGGACGAGCAGCCCCTGAAGGCCGATCCCGCCAAGATCCCGACCCTGCGCCCGGCCTTCAGCCGCGACGGCGGCATTACGGCCGCCAACTCCAGTTCGATCAGTGACGGTGCCGCTGCCCTGGTCATGACCCGCCAGAGCGTGGCCGACCGCCTGGGCCTGAAGGTCGTCGCCCGCGTCGCCGCCCACGCCGCCCACGCCCATGAGCCCGGCCTGTTCACCACCGCCCCGGTTCCGGCCATGCGCAAGGCGCTGAAGAAGGCAGGCTGGGAGGTTTCCGATGTCGACCTCTGGGAGGTCAATGAAGCCTTCGCCGTGGTCGCCATGATCGCCCAGCAGGAGCTGGGCTTTTCCGCCGACAGGCTGAACGTCAATGGCGGGGCCTGCGCCCTGGGCCATCCGATCGGCGCCTCGGGCGCGCGGATCCTCTGCACCCTGATCAGCGCCCTGCAGGCGCGGGGTGGCAGGAAGGGCATGGCGTCCCTGTGCATCGGCGGTGGCGAGGCCACGGCCATGGCGATCGAGCTGGTTTAG
- a CDS encoding winged helix-turn-helix transcriptional regulator, which produces MGRTADYTNERCSIAATLEVVGDPWTLLILRDAFGGVKRFEQWQERLGVARNVLASRLKSLVAHGVMEAQRYSERPPRQEYVLTAKGRDLSPVLLTMAEWGDQHVYGLGNGPVHFVHKTCGHDFHPRIACEACGEVIDSADLKRVVHDTSQTVGEALEAVKVAAE; this is translated from the coding sequence ATGGGCCGCACCGCCGACTACACCAACGAACGCTGCAGCATCGCCGCCACCCTTGAGGTCGTGGGCGATCCCTGGACCCTCCTGATCCTGCGCGATGCGTTCGGCGGCGTGAAGCGCTTCGAGCAATGGCAGGAACGGCTGGGCGTCGCCCGCAACGTGCTGGCCTCGCGGTTGAAGAGCCTGGTCGCCCACGGGGTGATGGAGGCGCAGCGCTATTCCGAGCGGCCGCCTCGTCAGGAATATGTTCTGACCGCCAAGGGGCGCGATCTCAGTCCCGTGCTGCTGACCATGGCCGAATGGGGCGATCAGCATGTCTATGGCCTGGGTAATGGTCCGGTGCACTTCGTGCACAAGACTTGCGGCCATGATTTCCATCCCCGGATAGCCTGTGAGGCCTGTGGCGAGGTGATCGACAGCGCGGACCTGAAGCGGGTCGTCCACGATACGTCCCAGACCGTCGGCGAGGCCCTGGAGGCCGTAAAGGTCGCCGCCGAATAG
- a CDS encoding putative bifunctional diguanylate cyclase/phosphodiesterase: MATVKTIARIFSVRQDRPDLLMAQAAAFTRQVPMMYLVLLVNAFALAATHFKSAPLSLTVGGPICLTLICVWRMVGWMRLRHHGFDAARAGKMLRGTVVAAGGLSVCFSAWSLSLYPYGDAYQQSHVAFYMAITVIACIFSLMHLRAAALVVTLVVLGPMALFFGLSGKPVFAAISVNVVVVAAVMIVILLIHYREFSDLVASRSALIEKAAQAQQLSDENDRLANLDSLTGLPNRRRFFAELDAHVARARRYDRSLLVGVIDLDGFKPINDAFGHATGDRLLTEVGRRLEAFGAPPLFAARLGGDEFGLIIDAHLTPDAVRALGRDLCDLLRAPYRLPGVTAQVGGSVGFCAFPAGGQTSEQLFERADYALYHAKQNLKGTAVVFDERHEADIRELSRVEQALRRANLESELHIHFQPIVDTSAKRTVAFEALARWSSPELGDVPPGVFIDAAERSGQIVEITRILVAKALSAVRSWPMDMRVSINLSARDIASMESVARLVDIVQESQVAPHRIDFEITETAIVCDFDQARAALMTFHALGVRTALDDFGTGHSSLSHVRLLPLDKLKIDASFIADIDHHAASEDIVKTVLQLCRNLRIDCVVEGVETEDQLDKVMSLGGVVMQGYHFARPMPASSVATYLSEEAAIAIAHNGVRPTAAQRAARLWFDEDGLQGLG, from the coding sequence ATGGCGACCGTCAAGACTATCGCGCGTATCTTCTCGGTCCGTCAGGACCGTCCGGACCTGCTGATGGCCCAGGCGGCGGCCTTCACCCGCCAGGTGCCGATGATGTACCTGGTGCTGCTGGTCAATGCTTTCGCCCTGGCCGCCACCCATTTCAAGTCCGCGCCGCTCAGCCTGACAGTCGGTGGCCCGATCTGCCTGACCCTGATCTGCGTCTGGCGCATGGTCGGCTGGATGCGCCTGCGCCACCACGGCTTTGACGCCGCCCGGGCCGGCAAGATGCTGCGCGGGACGGTCGTGGCTGCCGGGGGGCTATCGGTTTGCTTCAGCGCCTGGTCGCTGTCGCTCTATCCCTATGGCGACGCCTATCAGCAGAGCCATGTGGCCTTCTACATGGCCATCACCGTGATCGCCTGCATCTTTTCCCTGATGCACCTGCGCGCGGCCGCTCTCGTGGTCACCCTGGTTGTCCTGGGGCCCATGGCCCTGTTCTTCGGCCTGAGCGGCAAGCCGGTGTTTGCCGCCATCTCGGTCAATGTGGTCGTGGTCGCGGCCGTGATGATCGTGATCCTGTTGATTCACTATCGCGAGTTCTCCGACCTGGTGGCGTCGCGCAGCGCCCTGATCGAAAAGGCTGCTCAGGCCCAACAGTTGAGCGATGAAAATGACCGTCTGGCCAATCTCGACAGCCTGACCGGCCTGCCCAATCGCCGGCGGTTCTTCGCCGAGCTGGACGCCCATGTGGCCCGGGCCCGCCGCTATGACCGCAGTCTGCTGGTCGGGGTCATCGACCTGGACGGTTTCAAGCCGATCAATGACGCCTTTGGCCATGCCACGGGCGATCGACTGTTGACCGAGGTCGGTCGGCGTCTGGAGGCCTTCGGCGCGCCCCCGCTTTTCGCGGCCCGGCTCGGCGGCGACGAATTCGGCCTGATCATCGATGCCCATCTGACGCCGGACGCCGTTCGGGCACTCGGACGCGATCTCTGTGACCTGCTGCGCGCGCCGTATCGCCTGCCGGGGGTCACCGCCCAGGTCGGCGGCTCGGTCGGATTCTGCGCCTTCCCGGCCGGAGGCCAGACCAGCGAGCAGTTGTTCGAACGGGCCGACTACGCCCTCTATCACGCCAAGCAGAACCTCAAGGGCACGGCCGTCGTCTTCGACGAGCGTCACGAGGCAGACATCCGCGAACTGAGCCGCGTCGAACAGGCGCTTCGCCGGGCCAATCTCGAGTCAGAACTGCACATCCATTTCCAGCCCATCGTCGACACCAGTGCCAAGCGCACGGTCGCCTTCGAAGCCCTGGCCCGCTGGTCGAGCCCGGAACTGGGCGATGTGCCGCCGGGCGTCTTCATCGATGCGGCCGAGCGCTCGGGTCAGATCGTCGAGATTACCCGGATCCTGGTGGCCAAGGCCCTCAGCGCGGTCCGCAGCTGGCCGATGGACATGCGGGTTTCGATCAATCTGTCGGCCCGTGACATCGCCTCGATGGAGTCGGTCGCTCGCCTTGTCGACATCGTGCAGGAGAGCCAGGTCGCCCCGCACCGCATCGATTTCGAGATCACCGAAACGGCGATTGTCTGTGATTTCGACCAGGCGCGCGCCGCCCTGATGACCTTCCATGCCCTGGGGGTCCGCACGGCCCTGGATGACTTTGGCACCGGCCATTCCAGCCTTAGCCATGTCCGACTGCTGCCGCTGGACAAGCTGAAGATTGACGCCAGCTTCATTGCCGACATCGATCACCACGCCGCCAGCGAGGATATCGTCAAGACCGTGCTGCAGCTTTGCCGCAACCTGCGGATCGACTGTGTCGTCGAGGGCGTGGAGACCGAGGACCAGCTGGACAAGGTCATGTCCCTGGGCGGGGTGGTCATGCAGGGCTATCATTTTGCCCGACCGATGCCGGCCTCCAGCGTCGCGACCTATCTGTCGGAGGAGGCCGCCATCGCGATCGCCCACAATGGCGTGCGCCCGACCGCCGCCCAGCGCGCCGCGCGCCTCTGGTTCGACGAGGACGGCCTGCAGGGTCTGGGCTAG
- a CDS encoding tryptophan halogenase family protein, whose translation MINPQTDNLPGAITILGGGTAGWMAAALLARALGRRCAITLVESAEIGTVGVGEATIPPIRGFNQTLGLNEAEFVRETKGTYKLGIEFRGWTRPGEAYFHPFGVYGTAPDPGYFHQYWLKLSGLGKAGALEDYSLCAQAARRGRFGQQSQDPRSPLSTFGSAFHFDAGLYARYLRTYAERLGVNRIEGKVVSVDQRGEDGFIEALRLDGDRRVAGDFFIDCSGFRGLLIEEALKTGYEDWSHWLPCDRAMAMPCTREGEPSPFTRSTAQAGGWIWNIPLQHRDGNGYVYSSRYIDDDTAEATLRASLGGTVLAEPNRLRFVTGRRRKAWNKNVLSLGLASGFIEPLESTSIHMIQAGLLKFLSAFPGKAWDPVQADDYNDRIQLDFERIRDFIVLHYHANQRDEPLWRDRREMVLPETLTRRLALFRACGRLSQHPEEMFTATSWQAVLEGQGIRPRTYDPLVDLHDIDRVATEFEQIRRELRQTAEAMSPHAAALPGLVSA comes from the coding sequence GATTACCCTCGTCGAGTCCGCCGAGATCGGCACGGTGGGAGTCGGCGAAGCCACCATTCCGCCCATTCGCGGCTTCAACCAGACCCTGGGCCTGAACGAGGCCGAGTTCGTCCGCGAAACCAAGGGTACCTACAAGCTGGGGATCGAGTTCCGCGGCTGGACCCGGCCCGGCGAAGCCTACTTCCATCCTTTCGGCGTCTATGGGACCGCCCCCGACCCCGGCTATTTCCATCAGTACTGGCTGAAGCTGTCAGGCTTGGGCAAGGCGGGCGCACTGGAAGACTATTCGCTCTGCGCCCAGGCCGCACGGCGGGGCCGCTTTGGCCAACAGAGCCAGGATCCGCGCTCGCCCCTGTCGACCTTCGGCTCGGCCTTTCACTTCGATGCCGGCCTCTATGCCCGATATCTGAGGACCTATGCCGAGCGCCTGGGCGTCAACCGCATCGAAGGCAAGGTCGTCAGCGTCGATCAGCGCGGCGAGGACGGCTTCATCGAGGCCCTGAGGCTGGACGGCGACCGCCGCGTCGCCGGTGACTTCTTCATCGACTGCTCTGGCTTTCGCGGCCTGCTGATCGAGGAGGCCCTGAAGACCGGCTACGAGGACTGGTCTCACTGGCTGCCCTGCGATCGGGCCATGGCCATGCCCTGCACGCGCGAGGGCGAGCCGTCGCCCTTTACGCGGTCAACGGCCCAGGCCGGCGGCTGGATCTGGAACATTCCGCTGCAGCACCGCGACGGCAATGGCTATGTCTATTCCAGCCGCTACATCGACGACGACACGGCCGAGGCGACCCTGCGCGCCAGCCTGGGCGGAACCGTTCTGGCCGAACCCAACCGCCTGAGGTTCGTTACCGGACGGCGCAGGAAGGCCTGGAACAAGAATGTGCTGAGCCTGGGCCTGGCCAGCGGCTTCATCGAGCCCCTGGAATCGACCAGCATCCACATGATCCAGGCCGGGCTTCTGAAGTTCCTTTCGGCCTTTCCCGGCAAGGCCTGGGATCCGGTCCAGGCCGACGACTACAACGACCGCATCCAGCTCGATTTCGAGCGCATCCGCGATTTCATTGTCCTTCACTATCACGCCAACCAGAGGGACGAACCGCTTTGGCGGGACCGGCGGGAGATGGTCCTGCCCGAAACCCTGACCCGCCGACTGGCCCTGTTCCGGGCCTGCGGTCGGCTCTCCCAGCATCCCGAGGAGATGTTCACGGCCACCAGCTGGCAGGCGGTCCTCGAGGGCCAGGGCATACGTCCCCGCACCTACGACCCGCTCGTGGACCTGCATGATATCGACCGTGTGGCCACGGAGTTCGAACAGATCCGTCGCGAGCTCCGCCAGACTGCCGAGGCCATGTCGCCCCACGCCGCCGCCTTGCCGGGACTGGTTTCAGCCTAG